In a single window of the Spirochaetaceae bacterium genome:
- a CDS encoding sulfatase-like hydrolase/transferase, with amino-acid sequence MAASQSRTRPNVVLIVADDLGYGDLSCYGNTILSTPSIDRLAAEGVRCSQHYSGAPICAPARAALLTGRYHHRCGVLSVESNRGLDRIALRERTIGDVFAAAGYRTGYVGKWHSGVHDRRYHPNRRGFEEFAGFLSGIMDYWDWFLDYNGSSRRADGRYQTDVFTAEAVDFIRRRGAAPGAAARQPFLLVVAYHAPHAPLQAPEESCAPFRRRGDLNDALATMYGMVAHMDRGIGQILDTLQAAGCGDDTVVLVTSDNGPHLGPERLGPERHGARRFSMERFNGPFRGQKQDVLEGGIRVPAIVRWPDGLPAGAACDEMIHFCDWLPTLAAAAGVVPDGEPLDGCDQLLPLRGTVPAGAAPRFWQFNRYDPVPGCNLAMRDGPWKLYWPRIPEAMVKLQEDNVAVRELMARPHYEMEVRNPPVERTLSAPGEPELYHIPDDPSEARNLAAAHPDRAARMRLAAENWFAEVEAERRQIAARSS; translated from the coding sequence ATGGCCGCCTCGCAGTCGCGCACGCGACCCAACGTCGTCCTGATCGTGGCCGACGACCTCGGCTACGGCGACCTGAGTTGCTATGGCAACACCATCCTGTCCACGCCCAGCATCGACCGGCTCGCGGCCGAGGGCGTGCGCTGCTCCCAGCACTACAGCGGCGCACCGATCTGCGCCCCGGCGCGCGCCGCCCTGCTCACCGGACGCTACCACCACCGCTGCGGCGTGCTGAGCGTGGAGTCGAACCGCGGCCTCGACCGCATCGCGCTGCGCGAACGCACCATCGGCGACGTGTTCGCCGCCGCCGGCTACCGCACCGGCTACGTGGGCAAGTGGCACAGCGGCGTGCACGACCGGCGCTACCATCCCAACCGGCGCGGGTTCGAGGAATTCGCCGGCTTCCTGAGCGGCATCATGGACTACTGGGACTGGTTCCTGGACTACAACGGCAGCTCGCGCCGCGCCGACGGCCGTTACCAGACCGACGTGTTCACCGCGGAGGCAGTGGACTTCATACGGCGCCGCGGCGCGGCGCCCGGCGCCGCTGCCCGGCAGCCGTTCCTGCTGGTAGTGGCCTACCACGCCCCGCACGCGCCCCTGCAGGCACCCGAGGAGAGCTGCGCGCCGTTTCGGCGGCGCGGCGACCTGAACGATGCGCTGGCCACCATGTACGGCATGGTGGCGCACATGGATCGGGGTATCGGCCAGATCCTCGATACGCTGCAGGCCGCCGGCTGCGGTGACGACACCGTGGTGCTGGTCACCAGCGACAACGGCCCCCACCTCGGCCCGGAGCGGCTCGGCCCGGAGCGCCACGGCGCGCGGCGCTTCAGCATGGAGCGCTTCAACGGCCCGTTCCGCGGCCAGAAGCAGGACGTGCTGGAGGGCGGCATCCGGGTGCCCGCGATCGTGCGCTGGCCGGACGGCCTGCCGGCCGGCGCCGCGTGCGACGAGATGATTCACTTCTGCGACTGGCTGCCGACGCTGGCCGCGGCCGCGGGCGTTGTGCCGGACGGCGAGCCGCTGGACGGCTGCGATCAGTTGCTCCCGCTGCGCGGCACGGTCCCCGCCGGCGCGGCGCCCCGTTTCTGGCAGTTCAACCGCTACGATCCGGTGCCCGGCTGCAACCTGGCGATGCGCGACGGTCCGTGGAAGCTGTACTGGCCGCGGATTCCTGAGGCGATGGTCAAGCTGCAGGAGGACAACGTGGCGGTGCGCGAGCTGATGGCGCGCCCGCACTACGAGATGGAGGTGCGCAATCCGCCGGTGGAGCGCACGCTGTCGGCGCCGGGCGAGCCGGAGCTGTACCACATCCCCGACGACCCCTCCGAGGCGCGCAACCTGGCCGCCGCGCATCCCGACCGCGCCGCCCGCATGCGGCTGGCAGCCGAGAACTGGTTCGCCGAGGTGGAGGCAGAGCGCCGTCAGATCGCCGCCCGGTCGTCGTAG
- a CDS encoding DUF433 domain-containing protein → MTTIEPVTVPLREEPPGVFRVGDTRVLLEVVVHAFRCGATPETIVQSYDTLSLSDVYAVLAYCLTHREQIDEYMRNCDHEAVHVQNRVRAAQPDQSGVRERLLLARTRLPPLPS, encoded by the coding sequence ATGACCACGATCGAGCCCGTGACGGTTCCTCTCAGAGAAGAACCGCCAGGAGTCTTTCGCGTCGGCGACACACGCGTCTTGCTGGAGGTAGTGGTACATGCGTTTCGTTGTGGCGCCACTCCCGAGACCATAGTCCAGTCGTACGACACGCTGAGCCTTTCGGACGTATACGCCGTGTTGGCCTATTGCCTGACTCATCGAGAGCAGATCGACGAGTACATGCGCAACTGCGACCACGAGGCCGTACACGTACAGAACCGCGTACGGGCAGCCCAGCCGGATCAGAGCGGCGTCCGGGAACGACTCCTGCTTGCGCGTACGCGCCTCCCACCTCTACCATCCTGA
- a CDS encoding type II toxin-antitoxin system HipA family toxin, whose protein sequence is MTSERECFVYIVPPGATNFVTAGRFRWIDDGAAAVGQFVYGRSYRERADAVEFDPVELRLSAQVYETARMEGFFGAIRDSMPDFWGRRVIERNSGFRELSEFDYLMQGPDDRAGALGFGPAVEPPAPRRRFNRALDLAALQRAADAILDDDPERGGSAGERVEELLLLGTSMGGARPKAVVEYEGALWIAKFSRSDDRWNSSRVEHGMLRLARACGLNVADSRIETVGGRDVLLVRRFDRDREHDGRTGAGYRRHRMVSALTLLRSGDGLGDRGDWSYLLLADEVRRVSARPEDDLRELFGRMCFNAAVSNLDDHPRNHAVLAKGRSWRLSPAYDLTPSPVVALERRDLAMACGRFGRYANRTNLLSGHGRFLLGQAAAAALFDRIASTVRERWHTEMRRAGASERDCEVIEPAFLYDGLFYEDVA, encoded by the coding sequence ATGACTTCTGAGCGCGAGTGCTTCGTCTACATCGTGCCGCCGGGCGCGACGAACTTCGTGACCGCAGGCCGCTTCCGCTGGATTGACGACGGGGCCGCGGCGGTCGGTCAGTTCGTGTATGGCCGCTCGTACCGGGAGCGGGCCGATGCGGTCGAGTTCGATCCGGTCGAATTGCGTCTCTCCGCCCAAGTCTACGAGACGGCACGCATGGAGGGGTTCTTCGGCGCGATCCGGGATTCGATGCCCGATTTCTGGGGCCGGCGCGTGATCGAGCGCAACTCCGGCTTCAGGGAGCTCAGCGAGTTCGACTACCTGATGCAGGGGCCGGACGACCGCGCCGGGGCTTTGGGTTTTGGCCCTGCCGTCGAGCCCCCCGCCCCGCGGCGCCGGTTCAACCGCGCGCTGGATCTTGCCGCGCTCCAGCGGGCGGCCGATGCCATCCTCGACGATGATCCGGAGCGCGGCGGGTCCGCCGGGGAGCGGGTCGAGGAGCTGCTTCTGCTCGGCACGTCGATGGGCGGAGCACGCCCCAAGGCGGTGGTGGAGTACGAGGGCGCTCTCTGGATCGCCAAGTTCAGCCGTAGCGACGACCGCTGGAACAGTTCGCGCGTCGAGCATGGCATGCTCCGCCTTGCCCGGGCATGCGGCCTGAACGTCGCCGACAGCCGTATCGAAACCGTGGGGGGACGCGATGTGTTGCTCGTGCGCCGCTTCGACCGCGACCGGGAGCATGACGGTCGAACCGGCGCCGGCTATCGCCGTCACCGGATGGTCAGTGCCCTGACGCTACTGCGCTCCGGCGACGGTCTTGGCGATCGCGGTGACTGGTCCTATCTGCTGCTCGCCGATGAAGTCCGCCGGGTGAGCGCGAGACCGGAAGACGATCTGCGCGAGCTGTTCGGCCGGATGTGCTTCAACGCGGCCGTCTCCAATCTGGACGATCACCCGCGCAATCACGCGGTCCTCGCCAAGGGACGTTCGTGGCGTCTGAGTCCGGCCTACGACCTGACGCCCTCGCCGGTGGTGGCCCTGGAACGGCGCGATCTCGCGATGGCCTGCGGCCGCTTCGGGCGTTACGCCAACAGGACCAACCTGCTGAGCGGTCACGGGCGTTTTCTGCTCGGGCAGGCGGCCGCGGCGGCATTGTTCGACCGCATCGCGAGCACCGTGCGCGAAAGATGGCACACCGAGATGCGGCGTGCCGGAGCGAGCGAGCGCGACTGTGAGGTGATCGAGCCCGCGTTTCTGTATGACGGCCTGTTCTACGAAGACGTGGCATAG